A window of Bacteroidota bacterium contains these coding sequences:
- a CDS encoding class I SAM-dependent methyltransferase: MDKAYYKAYYQLEREHWWFTARLHILRSFVNSHFAKDGKPLRILNAGVATGATSLMLNEFGDVTSVEYDQDCCEFLRENVLPGVVQASLTALPFADASFDLVCAYDVIEHIEDDVQALREIKRVLKPGGHFHVTVPAFQLLWSSHDVVNHHYRRYRRRQLLQHLSAAGLQADYASYFNAFLFLPVAAVRVLSRLTEKLRGKKQEATLQSDFDTYKTGGLSGKLFYRIFKSETALLCGKVKLPAGVSLMAAGQKKG, translated from the coding sequence ATGGATAAGGCCTACTACAAAGCCTATTACCAGCTGGAGCGTGAGCACTGGTGGTTTACGGCGCGGCTGCATATTTTGCGCAGCTTTGTAAACAGTCATTTTGCCAAAGACGGAAAGCCGCTGCGCATATTGAACGCCGGTGTGGCCACAGGCGCCACATCGCTTATGCTTAACGAGTTTGGCGACGTCACTTCGGTTGAATACGATCAGGACTGCTGCGAATTTTTGCGCGAAAATGTATTGCCCGGAGTGGTGCAGGCTTCACTCACCGCACTCCCGTTTGCCGATGCCAGTTTTGATCTGGTGTGCGCCTACGATGTGATAGAGCACATTGAAGACGATGTGCAGGCCCTGCGCGAAATTAAGCGTGTGCTTAAGCCCGGCGGGCATTTTCACGTTACCGTGCCCGCGTTTCAACTGCTCTGGAGCAGCCACGATGTGGTGAACCATCACTACCGCCGCTACCGCCGCCGCCAGCTGCTGCAACACCTCAGCGCCGCCGGACTGCAGGCAGACTATGCCTCGTATTTCAATGCGTTTTTGTTTTTGCCGGTTGCTGCGGTGCGCGTGCTTTCGCGTTTGACTGAAAAACTGCGTGGTAAAAAGCAAGAAGCCACGTTGCAGTCGGATTTTGACACTTACAAAACCGGCGGTTTGAGTGGCAAACTGTTTTACCGCATTTTCAAATCGGAAACGGCTTTGCTTTGCGGTAAGGTGAAACTGCCGGCGGGTGTTTCGCTGATGGCGGCCGGACAAAAAAAGGGATAG